The Bordetella sp. FB-8 genome includes a window with the following:
- a CDS encoding substrate-binding domain-containing protein translates to MTYKFQLNLRPQWSLDGAQNEQDLSLGSVLSLLSAIDTTGHIAGACRACGLSYRHAWGVLRRFESVFGTPLLITRRRQGTQLSEFAQRLLWANRRIEARLAPTLESMASELQEELERLLPRAAPHLRLHASHGFAVEAMMRHVSSNGPGLELRYRTAVEALASLKRSECDLAGFQVPCGEFEAAILEDYRPWLNADEHILIHLAVRSTGLFVQPGNPKCITGIADLARPDVRFVNRQIGSSTRHLITVMLERAGLSTGQVQGYDTSEFTHMAIAAHIASGMADTGVGVETAAQRFGLQFILLARERYFFAVRKADMDTPAMRELLAVIRSPAYIGELDLLPGYEIVDVGQTMTLKEAFP, encoded by the coding sequence ATGACATATAAGTTCCAGTTGAATCTGCGCCCGCAATGGTCGCTGGACGGTGCGCAAAACGAACAAGACCTGTCTTTGGGCAGCGTCCTGTCCTTGCTGTCGGCCATCGATACCACCGGTCACATTGCCGGCGCCTGTCGGGCCTGTGGCTTGTCCTACCGGCATGCCTGGGGTGTGCTGCGGCGGTTCGAGAGCGTTTTCGGTACGCCGCTGCTCATTACGCGGCGGCGCCAAGGCACACAGTTGTCCGAATTCGCCCAGCGCCTGCTGTGGGCCAACCGGCGCATCGAGGCGCGTCTGGCGCCCACGCTCGAAAGCATGGCCTCCGAATTGCAGGAAGAACTCGAACGTCTGTTGCCGCGCGCCGCGCCGCATCTGCGGCTGCATGCCAGCCACGGTTTCGCGGTCGAGGCCATGATGCGGCATGTGAGCAGCAATGGCCCGGGTCTGGAATTGCGCTATCGGACCGCCGTCGAGGCCCTGGCTTCGCTCAAGCGCAGCGAGTGCGATCTGGCGGGTTTTCAGGTGCCCTGCGGCGAATTCGAGGCGGCCATACTCGAAGACTATCGCCCCTGGCTGAACGCCGACGAACACATATTGATCCATCTGGCGGTGCGCAGCACCGGCCTTTTCGTGCAGCCCGGCAATCCCAAGTGCATTACCGGCATCGCCGATCTCGCGCGGCCCGACGTGCGCTTTGTCAACCGCCAGATCGGTTCCAGCACGCGCCATCTGATCACGGTCATGCTCGAACGTGCGGGTCTGTCCACCGGTCAGGTGCAAGGCTACGATACCAGCGAGTTCACCCACATGGCCATCGCCGCGCATATCGCCAGCGGCATGGCCGACACCGGAGTGGGTGTTGAAACCGCCGCGCAGCGCTTCGGCCTGCAGTTCATTTTGCTCGCGCGCGAGCGCTATTTCTTTGCCGTGCGCAAGGCCGACATGGATACGCCGGCCATGCGCGAACTGCTGGCCGTCATACGTAGTCCGGCCTATATCGGCGAGCTCGATCTGCTGCCGGGCTACGAGATAGTCGACGTAGGCCAGACGATGACCTTGAAAGAGGCATTTCCATGA
- a CDS encoding formate dehydrogenase subunit gamma, which yields MHDRTVVNDIVTRLRDKPGALLPILHAVQHELGHIPPDAVPEIAAALNLSRAEVHGVITFYPHFRSEPGARHTLEVCRAESCQAMGAEALAGHARARLGCDFHAVSADGAFALEPVYCLGLCAQSPAVMLDGQPHARVTAARLDRLLEAARTAPAQDEARS from the coding sequence ATGCATGACCGAACCGTCGTCAACGACATCGTGACCCGCCTGCGCGATAAGCCCGGCGCACTGCTGCCGATTCTGCACGCGGTTCAGCACGAATTGGGCCATATCCCGCCCGATGCCGTGCCCGAAATCGCCGCAGCGCTAAACCTGTCGCGCGCCGAAGTCCATGGCGTGATCACTTTTTATCCACATTTTCGCAGCGAACCCGGCGCGCGCCACACGCTGGAAGTCTGCCGCGCGGAATCCTGCCAGGCCATGGGCGCAGAAGCCCTGGCCGGCCACGCCCGCGCGCGCCTGGGCTGCGACTTTCATGCCGTCAGTGCCGACGGCGCCTTCGCGCTCGAGCCGGTGTACTGCCTGGGCCTGTGCGCGCAGTCGCCCGCCGTGATGCTCGACGGCCAGCCTCACGCGCGCGTTACCGCGGCCCGGCTGGACCGCCTGCTCGAGGCGGCGCGCACGGCGCCTGCCCAAGACGAGGCCCGCTCATGA
- a CDS encoding NADH-quinone oxidoreductase subunit NuoF, which yields MNTAVKIYVPRDAAALAVDADAVAQAIAREAQKRGLDITLVRNGSRGLLWLEPLVEIAATQGRVAYGPVRPEDVPGLFDAGWLQGDAHALCHGLTEDIAYLKDQERLTFARVGITDPLSLEDYAAHGGLKGIQRALAITPAQIVDEVLNSGLRGRGGAAFPTGIKWKTVLAANAAQKYVVCNADEGDSGTFADRMLMEGDPYVLIEGMAICGLAVGATQGYIYVRSEYPHAIAALEQAIVRARQAGWLGADIHGSGRTFELEVRKGAGAYICGEETSLLESLEGKRGVVRAKPPLPAIQGLFGQPTVINNVISLASVPIILARGAHYYRDYGVGRSHGTLPFQLAGNLKQGGLVEKAFGLTLRELLYGFGGGSASGRPLRAVQVGGPLGAYLPESQWDVPLDYEAYVGISAMIGHGGLVAFDDTVNMARMARYAMEFCAVESCGKCTPCRIGSTRGVETIDKIIADGPQREQHVQLLRDLCDTMLAGSLCALGGMAPYPVLSALNHYPEDFGVAASCNAAPAA from the coding sequence ATGAACACTGCCGTAAAGATTTATGTGCCGCGCGATGCCGCCGCGCTGGCCGTGGACGCCGACGCAGTGGCCCAGGCTATCGCGCGCGAAGCGCAAAAACGCGGCCTGGACATTACCTTGGTGCGCAATGGTTCGCGCGGGCTGTTGTGGCTCGAACCCTTGGTCGAGATTGCCGCAACACAAGGCCGCGTGGCCTACGGCCCGGTTCGGCCCGAGGACGTGCCCGGTCTTTTCGATGCCGGCTGGCTGCAGGGCGACGCGCATGCGCTGTGTCATGGACTGACCGAAGACATTGCTTATCTCAAGGACCAGGAACGCCTGACTTTTGCCCGCGTGGGCATCACCGATCCTTTGTCGCTGGAGGACTACGCAGCCCATGGTGGTTTGAAGGGCATACAGCGCGCGCTGGCGATCACGCCCGCGCAGATCGTCGACGAAGTATTGAACTCGGGCCTGCGCGGCCGCGGCGGCGCGGCCTTTCCCACGGGCATCAAGTGGAAGACCGTGCTGGCCGCCAACGCGGCGCAGAAGTACGTGGTGTGCAACGCCGACGAGGGCGATTCGGGCACGTTCGCCGACCGCATGCTGATGGAGGGCGACCCCTATGTGCTGATCGAGGGCATGGCGATCTGCGGCCTGGCCGTGGGCGCCACGCAGGGCTACATCTATGTGCGCTCGGAATACCCGCACGCCATTGCCGCGCTCGAGCAGGCCATCGTCCGCGCACGGCAGGCGGGCTGGCTGGGGGCGGACATCCACGGCAGCGGCAGGACCTTCGAACTGGAAGTGCGCAAAGGCGCCGGCGCCTATATTTGCGGCGAGGAGACCTCGCTGCTGGAAAGCCTGGAAGGCAAGCGCGGCGTGGTGCGCGCCAAGCCGCCGCTGCCCGCCATACAGGGCCTGTTCGGGCAGCCCACCGTCATCAACAATGTGATCTCCCTGGCGTCGGTACCCATCATCCTGGCGCGCGGCGCGCACTACTACCGCGACTATGGTGTCGGCCGCTCACACGGCACCCTGCCCTTCCAGCTGGCCGGCAATCTCAAGCAGGGTGGCCTGGTCGAGAAGGCATTTGGCCTTACGCTGCGCGAACTGCTCTACGGCTTCGGCGGTGGCTCCGCCTCGGGCCGGCCGCTGCGCGCGGTGCAGGTGGGCGGGCCGCTGGGGGCCTACCTGCCCGAATCGCAATGGGACGTGCCGCTCGACTATGAAGCTTATGTGGGCATTTCGGCCATGATCGGCCACGGCGGCCTGGTGGCATTCGACGATACCGTGAACATGGCGCGCATGGCGCGCTATGCCATGGAGTTCTGCGCGGTCGAATCGTGCGGCAAGTGCACGCCCTGCCGTATCGGTTCCACGCGCGGCGTCGAGACCATCGACAAGATCATCGCCGACGGCCCGCAGCGCGAACAGCATGTGCAGTTGCTGCGGGATCTGTGCGACACCATGCTGGCAGGCTCGCTGTGCGCGTTGGGCGGAATGGCGCCCTACCCGGTGCTGTCTGCGCTGAACCATTACCCCGAAGATTTCGGCGTTGCCGCTTCATGCAACGCGGCGCCCGCCGCATAA